A genome region from Methylicorpusculum oleiharenae includes the following:
- a CDS encoding TetR/AcrR family transcriptional regulator, with translation MNKPNNPKRQAILNAAKRAFIAHGYSGTSMEAIAEAAPVSKPTLYNHFKGKQELFAAVIESQCEAILNTLSSVKTELSDPVAGLKAIAGAFVELIYAAEALQLYRLIIAEQKYFPELGELVYRSGPEPVLRQLSSYLAELHARGILNIADIETSSRLFLDMLKGDEHFRCLLGLQSGLSEAAKQRLIDATVSLFLKGHGHDA, from the coding sequence ATGAACAAACCAAATAACCCAAAACGACAGGCTATTCTCAATGCGGCCAAGCGCGCTTTTATCGCGCACGGTTACAGCGGCACCAGCATGGAAGCCATCGCCGAAGCCGCGCCAGTGTCGAAACCGACTCTTTACAACCATTTTAAAGGCAAACAGGAGTTATTCGCCGCAGTGATCGAGAGTCAGTGCGAGGCGATATTGAACACCCTATCCAGCGTCAAAACTGAACTCAGCGATCCGGTCGCCGGCTTGAAAGCCATCGCCGGCGCTTTTGTCGAGCTGATTTATGCCGCCGAAGCCTTGCAGCTTTACCGGCTGATCATCGCCGAGCAGAAATATTTTCCTGAGTTGGGCGAACTGGTTTACCGTTCCGGGCCTGAACCGGTGTTGCGGCAATTGTCGTCTTACCTCGCCGAACTGCATGCGCGAGGTATTCTGAACATCGCCGACATAGAAACATCGAGTCGATTATTTTTGGATATGTTGAAAGGCGATGAACATTTTCGCTGCCTGTTGGGCTTACAATCCGGCTTGAGTGAAGCGGCAAAACAACGTTTGATTGATGCCACGGTTTCTTTATTTCTCAAAGGTCATGGTCATGATGCATAA
- a CDS encoding HlyD family secretion protein: MSLHLSKKTLIVSLLLMAVTAAGIVYWLKAIHPFETTDNAYLKAHISLISSKETGYVKEVLFVDNQKVKPGDLLVVIDDHDFKARVAEAEAQVQMETAHIQTLEANKLTQNAKIREEAANIAAANADLDRAGKDLKRYGNLAQEGAISAQSHDSAQSTYTQASAHRDKFSSAVQGAKSELAALDAQIEESSARIKAAEAALEQARIDLGNTRIVAPMAGVIGNRSVQVGQLVKPGNALGFLIPDDGLFVEANFKETQIARMRPGQAVEIHVDAYPDEVFEGSLDSFAPASGSEFSLLPSENATGNFTKIVRRVPVKILFRPDTDLSRLRPGLSTEIKVRVR, translated from the coding sequence ATGTCTCTCCATCTATCCAAAAAAACCCTAATAGTCTCTTTGCTGCTCATGGCCGTAACCGCAGCTGGCATCGTCTATTGGCTGAAAGCGATCCATCCTTTCGAGACTACCGACAACGCCTATCTGAAGGCGCACATCAGCTTGATTAGCTCCAAGGAGACCGGGTATGTCAAGGAAGTGTTGTTCGTGGATAACCAGAAGGTGAAGCCAGGCGACCTGCTGGTGGTGATCGATGATCATGACTTTAAGGCCCGTGTCGCCGAGGCCGAAGCCCAGGTGCAGATGGAAACAGCGCACATCCAGACTCTGGAAGCTAACAAACTCACCCAAAACGCCAAAATACGCGAGGAGGCGGCGAATATCGCTGCTGCCAATGCCGACCTGGATCGCGCCGGCAAGGATTTGAAGCGTTACGGCAATCTCGCCCAGGAGGGGGCTATTTCCGCGCAATCTCATGATAGCGCCCAATCTACTTATACCCAGGCATCCGCCCATCGGGATAAATTCAGTTCGGCCGTGCAGGGAGCGAAAAGCGAATTGGCTGCTCTGGATGCGCAGATCGAGGAGTCCAGCGCCCGTATCAAAGCTGCCGAAGCCGCTCTGGAGCAGGCCCGCATCGACTTGGGGAATACCCGTATCGTAGCGCCAATGGCTGGCGTCATCGGCAATCGCAGCGTGCAGGTCGGGCAATTGGTCAAACCCGGTAATGCACTCGGCTTTCTGATTCCGGACGATGGCCTATTCGTGGAAGCGAACTTCAAGGAAACCCAGATCGCCCGGATGCGACCGGGGCAAGCGGTGGAGATTCATGTTGATGCTTACCCCGATGAGGTTTTCGAAGGTTCGCTGGACAGTTTCGCACCCGCGTCCGGTTCGGAATTCAGTTTGTTACCGTCGGAAAACGCCACCGGTAATTTCACCAAGATCGTGCGCCGGGTGCCGGTGAAAATTCTGTTCCGGCCGGACACTGATTTAAGCCGCCTGAGACCGGGGCTATCCACGGAAATTAAGGTTAGGGTAAGGTAG
- a CDS encoding recombinase family protein codes for MLVGYMRVSSDSDRQTTDLQRDALMAAGVDSRHLFEDHASGAKDDRPGLSKALEFVRPGDVLVVWKLDRLGRSLSHLLSIVNALKENQVAFRSLTEGMDTTTPSGELLFHVFGALAQYERALTKERVVAGLAAAKRRGRIGGRPPAIVGEKLEAITTALKGGMSKAAVCRNFGVKRTTLIETLARIGWPSSQQ; via the coding sequence ATGCTTGTTGGTTATATGCGGGTATCGTCCGACTCAGATCGCCAGACAACCGACTTACAGCGCGATGCGCTGATGGCGGCAGGTGTCGATAGTCGGCATTTATTTGAAGATCATGCCTCCGGCGCCAAAGATGATCGGCCAGGATTATCAAAAGCACTGGAGTTCGTCCGCCCTGGTGATGTCCTGGTGGTCTGGAAGCTGGATAGGCTTGGGCGCTCATTGTCTCACCTGCTATCCATCGTCAATGCGCTAAAGGAAAATCAGGTTGCCTTTCGCTCACTGACTGAGGGCATGGATACAACAACACCATCCGGCGAATTATTGTTTCATGTATTCGGGGCGCTGGCCCAGTATGAAAGAGCTTTAACAAAGGAACGGGTTGTTGCTGGTTTGGCTGCTGCCAAACGGCGAGGACGAATTGGCGGACGCCCACCCGCCATTGTGGGTGAAAAATTGGAGGCAATCACTACGGCGCTAAAAGGCGGTATGTCCAAAGCGGCAGTATGTCGTAACTTTGGCGTTAAACGAACCACACTGATCGAAACCCTGGCTCGAATAGGCTGGCCGAGCAGCCAGCAATGA
- the rbbA gene encoding ribosome-associated ATPase/putative transporter RbbA yields the protein MNTDAIAPVVSIEGVSLRYRDNLALDNVSLAIPANRMVGLIGPDGVGKSSLMSLLTGARKMQQGHIEVLGGDIADAAHRRAVCPRIAYMPQGLGKNLYLTLSVFENVDFFGRLFGHAQAERHQRIAELLASTGLAPYHNRPAGKLSGGMKQKLALCCALIHDPDLLVLDEPTTGVDPLSRAQFWELIERLRTRHTGMSVLVSTAYMDEAERFDWLVAMDAGKILATGTAPEIREQTDADSLEAAFIRLLPEEKRQGHKAVVISPRNTGGGTQEIAIEAHGLSMRFGDFVAVDNVSLRIERGEIFGFLGSNGCGKSTTMKMLTGLLQPSEGEARLFGRIVDAGNMATRRRVGYMSQAFSLYTELTVRQNLELHAKLFHLPDAGIPARVAEMAQRFMLNTAMDSLPDELPLGIRQRLSLAVAVIHRPDLLILDEPTSGVDPVARDKFWELIVDLARRDQVTVFISTHFMNEAERCDRISLMHAGKVLASDAPAALVERNGHATLEQAFIAYLKEAGGVDGESTDEAPMATPPMPPSAPAHKQATQPGTRFSLLRLYSICVREALELYRDPIRVSIALFGTLFLMLTFGYGITMDVENLRFAVLDRDQTTLSNNYALDLGGSRYFIAQPAIADYDALDRRMRSGELSLALEIPPNFARDVRRGDPVKIAAWIDGAMPTRAESVLGYVQAMHQVWLREQMRRHATDQAPAELMTIETRFRYNPDVLSLPAMVPAVIPILLMLIPSMLSALSVVREKELGSILNLYVTPVSKFEFLVGKQLPYIAIGMINFFLLCAMAVWVFGVPLKGDFLLLTLAALLYVTFATGLGLLVSVFTRSQIAAIFATFILTFIPSSRFSGMIDPVSSLEDGARLAGEIFPGTYFLIFSRGIFSKALGFAELSSYLLPLALSILVVVGLSVLLLAKQER from the coding sequence ATGAATACCGACGCCATCGCCCCAGTGGTCAGCATCGAAGGCGTCAGCCTGCGCTATCGTGACAACCTCGCCCTCGATAACGTCAGCCTGGCGATTCCCGCCAACCGTATGGTCGGTCTGATCGGCCCCGACGGTGTTGGCAAATCCAGCCTGATGTCGCTGCTCACAGGCGCACGGAAAATGCAGCAAGGACATATCGAAGTGCTGGGCGGCGACATCGCTGACGCGGCCCACCGCCGTGCGGTATGTCCGCGCATCGCCTACATGCCGCAGGGACTAGGCAAGAACCTTTATCTCACGCTGTCGGTGTTCGAGAATGTCGATTTCTTCGGTCGTTTGTTCGGCCACGCGCAGGCTGAGCGCCATCAACGCATCGCCGAACTGCTAGCGAGCACCGGCCTGGCGCCGTACCATAACCGCCCGGCAGGCAAACTGTCGGGCGGCATGAAACAGAAACTCGCCCTTTGTTGTGCACTGATCCACGACCCCGATCTGTTGGTGCTGGATGAACCGACCACCGGCGTCGATCCGTTGTCGCGCGCCCAGTTCTGGGAGTTGATCGAACGTCTGCGTACACGCCATACCGGCATGAGCGTACTGGTTTCCACCGCCTACATGGACGAGGCTGAGCGCTTCGACTGGCTGGTGGCGATGGACGCGGGCAAGATACTCGCCACCGGCACCGCGCCTGAAATACGCGAGCAAACCGATGCCGACAGCCTGGAAGCGGCGTTCATCCGCCTGCTGCCGGAGGAAAAGCGCCAAGGTCACAAAGCAGTAGTGATTTCACCGCGCAACACCGGCGGTGGCACACAGGAAATTGCCATCGAGGCGCACGGTCTGAGCATGCGTTTCGGCGATTTTGTCGCCGTCGATAACGTCAGTCTACGCATCGAGCGCGGGGAGATCTTCGGCTTTCTGGGTTCCAACGGTTGCGGCAAGTCGACCACGATGAAAATGCTCACCGGCCTGTTGCAACCGAGCGAAGGCGAAGCCCGGCTGTTTGGCCGCATCGTCGACGCCGGCAATATGGCCACCCGACGACGCGTCGGTTATATGTCGCAAGCATTCTCGCTGTACACTGAGCTGACCGTGCGGCAAAACCTGGAGCTGCACGCCAAACTGTTCCACTTGCCCGACGCAGGGATTCCAGCCCGCGTCGCCGAAATGGCGCAACGTTTCATGCTTAACACCGCCATGGACAGCCTGCCTGATGAATTACCCCTGGGGATTCGCCAGCGTCTGTCGTTGGCGGTAGCAGTGATCCACAGGCCGGATTTGTTGATTCTCGACGAGCCGACCTCCGGCGTCGATCCGGTGGCGCGCGACAAGTTCTGGGAGCTGATCGTCGATCTCGCCCGCCGTGACCAGGTCACGGTTTTCATTTCCACCCACTTCATGAACGAAGCCGAACGCTGCGACCGCATCTCGCTGATGCATGCGGGCAAGGTGCTCGCCAGCGACGCCCCTGCCGCGTTGGTCGAACGTAACGGTCACGCCACGCTGGAACAAGCGTTCATTGCTTATCTGAAGGAAGCGGGCGGTGTCGACGGCGAGTCAACGGACGAAGCGCCGATGGCGACACCGCCCATGCCGCCATCGGCGCCGGCGCATAAGCAGGCAACTCAGCCTGGCACCCGCTTCAGCCTGCTGCGCTTGTACAGCATCTGCGTGCGCGAAGCCCTCGAACTGTACCGTGACCCCATCCGCGTCTCAATCGCGTTGTTCGGCACCTTATTCCTGATGCTTACTTTCGGTTATGGCATCACCATGGACGTCGAGAATCTGCGTTTTGCGGTACTCGACCGCGACCAGACTACACTCAGCAATAACTACGCACTCGACCTCGGTGGCTCACGTTATTTTATCGCCCAGCCAGCCATCGCCGATTACGACGCACTCGACCGCCGTATGCGTAGCGGCGAACTGAGTCTGGCGCTGGAGATTCCACCCAACTTCGCGCGCGATGTGCGGCGCGGTGATCCGGTCAAAATTGCCGCCTGGATCGATGGCGCGATGCCGACTCGCGCCGAAAGCGTACTCGGTTACGTGCAGGCGATGCACCAGGTCTGGTTGCGGGAGCAAATGCGTCGCCATGCCACCGACCAAGCACCGGCTGAATTGATGACCATTGAGACGCGCTTTCGTTACAACCCTGATGTCCTTAGCCTGCCCGCCATGGTGCCCGCGGTAATCCCGATCCTGCTGATGCTGATTCCATCCATGCTCAGTGCGCTCAGCGTGGTACGCGAAAAGGAACTCGGTTCCATCCTCAACCTTTACGTCACTCCGGTGAGCAAGTTCGAATTTCTCGTTGGCAAACAACTACCCTATATCGCCATAGGCATGATCAACTTCTTTCTACTGTGCGCGATGGCGGTGTGGGTTTTTGGCGTGCCGCTCAAGGGCGACTTCCTGCTACTGACCTTGGCCGCGCTGCTCTATGTGACCTTCGCCACCGGCTTAGGCTTATTGGTCTCGGTTTTCACCCGCAGCCAGATAGCCGCCATCTTCGCCACCTTCATTCTCACCTTTATTCCATCCAGCCGATTTTCCGGCATGATCGATCCGGTGTCGTCGTTGGAGGATGGTGCGCGGCTGGCGGGTGAGATTTTCCCCGGCACCTATTTCCTGATCTTCAGTCGCGGCATCTTCTCAAAAGCGCTGGGTTTCGCTGAGCTGAGTTCCTACCTGCTGCCGCTGGCCTTGTCGATTCTGGTGGTCGTCGGCTTGAGTGTGTTGCTGCTCGCTAAACAGGAGCGTTAG
- a CDS encoding DUF2934 domain-containing protein, producing MVSYFAKTINRHQWISEAAYFNAETRGFESGKELDDWLAAEMAYSEILITTYIATLEEDHAALTISGLKQLAALIGIEHTDVFNSDVELIQAIQNATKHRPCFRYEPNRLCEEMDCKWRRECRKLISVWYR from the coding sequence ATGGTAAGTTATTTTGCAAAGACTATAAACCGGCATCAGTGGATCTCAGAAGCCGCTTATTTCAATGCGGAAACAAGAGGTTTTGAGTCCGGCAAAGAATTAGATGATTGGCTGGCGGCTGAAATGGCGTATTCGGAAATACTGATAACGACTTATATTGCCACGTTGGAAGAAGATCATGCTGCGCTAACCATTTCCGGGTTGAAGCAATTAGCAGCCTTAATCGGTATTGAACATACTGATGTGTTTAATTCGGATGTAGAACTGATACAAGCTATTCAAAATGCCACAAAACACCGCCCCTGTTTTCGTTATGAACCCAATAGGCTTTGTGAAGAAATGGATTGTAAATGGAGAAGGGAATGTCGAAAATTGATTTCTGTATGGTATCGATAA
- a CDS encoding ABC transporter permease translates to MYTLLNIFHLGIKELRSLGRDTLMMVMIGFAFSGQIYVVATGLPQSLNKAPIAIIDEDRSPLSARIANAFYPPYFLAPVIIDQYAADFGMDAGLYTFILDIPPDFQRDLLAGRQPAIQLNVDATRISQAFIGNNYVQTIVNGEVSTFVQGHRALATLPIELETRALFNPNLNSTWFGSVMELVNSITALSIVLTGAALIREREHGTIEHLLVMPLTPFEIMMAKVWAMGLIVVVVATASLVFVVQGLLEVPIHGSIPLFVVGMTLYLFTTTSLGIFLATMARSMPQFGLLLLVILLPLQMLSGGMTPRESMPELVQNIMLAAPTTHFVSLTQAILYRGAGISLVWPQFLALITIGSVFFVLALTRFRKTISSMA, encoded by the coding sequence ATGTATACACTGCTCAACATTTTTCATCTTGGCATTAAAGAATTGCGAAGTCTCGGACGTGACACCTTGATGATGGTGATGATCGGGTTCGCGTTTAGCGGTCAGATCTACGTGGTCGCTACCGGCCTTCCACAATCACTGAACAAGGCGCCCATCGCCATCATCGATGAAGACCGCTCGCCATTATCGGCGCGTATCGCCAATGCCTTTTATCCGCCTTATTTTTTGGCGCCAGTGATCATTGATCAGTACGCCGCCGATTTCGGCATGGATGCCGGCCTCTACACCTTCATTCTGGATATCCCGCCTGATTTTCAGCGCGACCTGTTGGCCGGAAGGCAACCGGCGATTCAGCTCAACGTCGATGCCACCCGCATCTCGCAAGCCTTCATCGGCAACAACTATGTGCAGACCATCGTCAATGGCGAGGTGTCGACCTTCGTCCAGGGCCATCGCGCACTCGCGACGTTGCCGATCGAGCTGGAAACGCGGGCGCTGTTCAATCCGAACCTGAACTCGACTTGGTTCGGCTCGGTAATGGAACTGGTCAACAGCATCACCGCATTGTCCATTGTCCTCACCGGCGCCGCGCTGATCCGCGAACGCGAGCACGGTACCATCGAGCATTTGCTGGTGATGCCGCTGACGCCGTTTGAAATTATGATGGCCAAGGTGTGGGCTATGGGTCTGATCGTGGTGGTCGTGGCGACCGCGTCGCTTGTTTTCGTCGTGCAGGGGCTGCTGGAGGTGCCGATTCATGGATCAATCCCACTGTTCGTCGTCGGCATGACGCTATACCTGTTCACGACCACCTCATTAGGTATTTTTCTCGCCACAATGGCACGCTCAATGCCGCAGTTTGGCCTGCTGCTACTCGTCATCCTGCTGCCGCTACAGATGCTCTCCGGCGGCATGACGCCGCGCGAGAGTATGCCCGAACTGGTGCAGAACATCATGCTGGCGGCGCCGACCACCCATTTCGTCTCGCTGACCCAGGCGATCCTGTATCGTGGCGCCGGCATCAGCCTCGTCTGGCCGCAGTTTCTGGCCCTGATCACAATCGGCAGCGTCTTTTTCGTGCTGGCGCTGACCCGTTTCCGCAAGACCATTAGCTCGATGGCTTGA
- a CDS encoding HlyD family secretion protein, which translates to MMSSQLKSILTLALVGIAIATAAVAWWVLRPNGLQESMVSGNGRIEATDIDIATKIPGRIAEVLAREGDFVQAGSVLARMDTQTLQAQKAEALAQVRHAESALQTAKSVVTQRESEHNAALAVVAQHRAELNAAEKRLKRSQRLVGEGAMPEQEVDDNNARVLGIQAMISAAQAQVAAAQAGIEAAKSQIVQAQAQIEAIKATVVRLQADIDDSELKAPRDVRVQYRIAEPGEVLAAGGRALNTVDLSDVYMTFFLPTAAAGKVALGSDIRLVLDALPNYVIPAKASFVASVAQFTPKTVETESERLKLMFRVRARIDPALLKQHLDQVKTGLPGKAYVKLDPAAEWPAELAVKLPE; encoded by the coding sequence ATGATGAGTAGCCAGTTAAAATCGATACTGACCCTTGCCCTCGTCGGCATTGCCATCGCTACGGCGGCCGTGGCGTGGTGGGTCTTACGCCCCAACGGCTTGCAGGAAAGCATGGTCAGCGGTAATGGCCGCATCGAAGCCACCGATATCGATATTGCCACCAAGATTCCCGGCCGTATTGCCGAAGTCCTGGCACGGGAAGGTGACTTCGTACAGGCTGGGTCGGTTCTAGCTCGCATGGACACGCAAACGCTGCAAGCCCAGAAAGCAGAAGCACTGGCTCAGGTGCGTCATGCCGAGAGCGCCCTGCAAACCGCCAAATCCGTCGTCACTCAACGTGAAAGCGAACACAACGCCGCACTGGCCGTGGTCGCTCAGCACCGCGCCGAACTCAATGCCGCTGAAAAACGCTTGAAACGCTCGCAACGTCTGGTCGGCGAGGGCGCCATGCCGGAACAGGAGGTGGACGATAATAACGCCAGGGTGCTAGGCATTCAGGCTATGATTAGCGCTGCGCAAGCCCAAGTTGCGGCGGCACAGGCGGGTATAGAGGCGGCGAAATCCCAGATAGTACAAGCGCAGGCACAGATCGAGGCGATCAAAGCCACTGTCGTCCGCCTGCAGGCGGACATCGACGACAGCGAACTGAAAGCGCCGCGCGACGTGCGTGTGCAATATCGCATCGCCGAACCCGGCGAAGTGCTGGCCGCCGGTGGCCGGGCACTGAACACGGTGGACTTGTCCGACGTTTACATGACTTTCTTTCTACCCACCGCCGCCGCCGGCAAGGTTGCGCTCGGCAGTGACATCCGACTGGTGCTCGATGCCCTGCCCAACTACGTGATTCCGGCCAAAGCCAGCTTCGTCGCCAGCGTCGCCCAGTTCACGCCAAAAACGGTGGAGACCGAGAGCGAACGCCTCAAACTCATGTTCCGCGTGCGGGCACGCATCGATCCCGCCTTGCTGAAACAGCATCTTGATCAGGTCAAGACCGGCCTGCCCGGCAAGGCCTATGTCAAACTCGATCCGGCCGCCGAATGGCCCGCCGAACTCGCGGTCAAGCTACCGGAATGA
- a CDS encoding DHA2 family efflux MFS transporter permease subunit, with protein sequence MVFGIFMAILDIQIVASSMQQIQAGLAATRDEIAWVQTAYLIAEVVIIPLSGWLARALSTRYLFVLSCGGFTLMSLFVALSWNLPSMIVFRTLQGLFGGAMIPTVFAVIYTMFPKRLQPSMFIVVGLVVTVAPTAGPVLGGYLTEAFSWKALFLINLLPGFLVCLSTWLFVRVDEPDWELLEKIDFLGIVYIIIFLGSMQFVLEEGVRKEWFDSHEILFFSVVAAVAGIAMFYRELTIEHPIVDLWAFRNFNFAVGCVFSFILGVGMYTTIYLMPLYLASVKGLNSLQIGQYVMVTGLFQLLSAFVAGPLAKVLDSRLMMALGLSLYGLGSWMNGDLTHESGYWEFFWPQALRGFALMFAFLPINTLALGTLPPEEVKNASGLYNLMRNLGGAIGLAVANTLMIQLNKQHYAVLRESVTPGSPQAQSLLAGLQERMVRLSLPDSELATLKQLYGLVMREAEVITLNTLFHILTLVFLLALLLMPLVRKVSADAGGAAGGH encoded by the coding sequence ATGGTGTTCGGCATTTTCATGGCGATTCTCGATATCCAGATCGTCGCCAGCTCCATGCAACAAATACAGGCAGGATTGGCGGCGACCCGCGACGAAATCGCCTGGGTGCAAACCGCTTATTTGATTGCCGAAGTGGTGATCATCCCTCTGTCCGGCTGGCTGGCCCGGGCGCTGTCGACCCGTTACCTATTCGTGCTGTCTTGCGGCGGCTTTACGCTGATGAGCCTGTTTGTCGCCTTGTCCTGGAATCTACCCTCGATGATCGTTTTTCGAACCCTTCAGGGCTTGTTTGGCGGCGCGATGATCCCCACAGTGTTTGCGGTGATCTACACGATGTTCCCGAAGCGTTTGCAACCGTCCATGTTTATCGTCGTCGGCTTGGTGGTGACTGTCGCACCTACGGCGGGGCCTGTGCTGGGCGGTTATCTTACCGAAGCATTTTCCTGGAAAGCGCTGTTTCTGATCAATCTGCTGCCGGGTTTTTTGGTGTGTCTGAGCACCTGGCTGTTCGTGCGGGTGGATGAACCGGACTGGGAATTACTCGAAAAAATCGATTTTCTCGGCATAGTCTACATCATCATCTTTCTCGGCAGCATGCAATTCGTGTTAGAAGAAGGGGTGCGGAAGGAATGGTTTGATAGCCATGAAATTTTATTTTTTAGCGTGGTTGCCGCCGTGGCAGGCATCGCTATGTTCTATCGTGAATTGACCATCGAACACCCGATTGTCGATCTGTGGGCCTTCCGTAATTTCAACTTCGCTGTCGGCTGTGTATTCAGCTTCATCCTGGGTGTTGGAATGTATACCACCATTTATTTGATGCCGTTGTATCTGGCTAGCGTCAAAGGCCTGAATAGCCTGCAAATTGGCCAATATGTGATGGTCACAGGACTATTTCAACTGTTGTCGGCCTTTGTCGCCGGCCCACTCGCCAAGGTGCTGGATTCACGGTTGATGATGGCACTGGGTTTGTCTCTCTATGGGCTGGGTTCCTGGATGAACGGCGATCTCACGCATGAGTCAGGCTACTGGGAGTTTTTCTGGCCACAGGCTTTGCGCGGCTTCGCGCTGATGTTTGCCTTTTTGCCCATCAATACACTGGCCTTGGGTACGTTGCCGCCTGAAGAAGTCAAAAATGCCAGCGGACTGTACAACCTTATGCGCAACCTGGGTGGAGCGATAGGTCTGGCGGTCGCCAACACTTTGATGATTCAGTTGAACAAGCAACATTACGCCGTGTTGCGCGAGTCGGTGACACCGGGCTCTCCACAAGCGCAATCACTACTGGCGGGCTTGCAGGAACGCATGGTCAGATTGTCGTTACCGGATAGCGAACTGGCCACGCTCAAGCAGCTTTACGGCCTGGTGATGCGAGAAGCCGAGGTGATTACCCTTAACACACTTTTTCATATCCTCACCCTGGTTTTTCTCTTGGCGTTATTGCTGATGCCATTGGTCAGAAAAGTGTCGGCGGACGCCGGTGGCGCGGCAGGCGGCCATTGA
- a CDS encoding efflux transporter outer membrane subunit has translation MMHKANWLLLLGGLAGCTMGPDYRKVEPAAPKHWQAAQVPQAGLKPASPEDLKNWWKNFGDAHLNHLMDQALAGNLDVKIALARIDQARAERRGTRAELFPTVNITTGAQRQENPFPGLASGIKYNMFELGFDALWEVDLFGRQQRRLEAATADLEGAGEQYHQSLVTLTAELARSYVDYRSLQNQLRITRSNLKSQQQTLELTERLNAEGVGTRHDVVRARAQTETTDAQIPALEARLVAALRQLEVLVGRQPGTLDAELNSTEAVPAAPGREILASPAEMIRRRPDLRVAERQLAAATAMQGAAIAELFPKISLSAFVGLRNTDIESLFKSAAFSYGTAANLLQPLLNFGRIRAGIDMADAKQQEAYLSYEKAVLEALQETETAMTRYLKEEIRRQTLARAVVDHQESVRLSQLRYQEGVSSFLDVLDAQRALFVVEIELARSEAETSTNLIAVYKALGGGANV, from the coding sequence ATGATGCATAAAGCTAACTGGTTATTGCTCCTGGGCGGTTTGGCCGGATGCACGATGGGTCCCGATTACCGCAAAGTCGAGCCGGCGGCCCCGAAGCATTGGCAGGCCGCACAAGTACCGCAAGCGGGCTTGAAACCGGCCAGTCCGGAGGACTTGAAAAACTGGTGGAAAAATTTTGGCGATGCGCACCTGAACCATCTCATGGACCAAGCGTTGGCGGGAAACCTGGATGTCAAGATAGCGCTGGCCCGTATCGATCAGGCCCGCGCCGAGCGTCGCGGCACCCGTGCGGAACTGTTCCCGACCGTCAACATAACAACCGGTGCGCAACGCCAAGAGAATCCGTTCCCCGGCTTGGCGTCCGGTATCAAATACAATATGTTCGAGCTGGGTTTCGACGCCCTCTGGGAAGTCGATTTGTTCGGCCGTCAGCAACGCCGACTGGAGGCCGCCACTGCCGATCTGGAGGGCGCTGGCGAGCAGTATCACCAGTCCCTGGTGACGCTGACGGCCGAGCTGGCGCGCAGTTATGTTGACTACCGCAGTCTTCAGAATCAACTTCGAATAACGCGCTCGAACCTGAAGTCGCAGCAGCAAACGCTGGAACTGACTGAAAGACTCAACGCCGAAGGCGTGGGAACCCGGCACGATGTGGTGCGGGCACGGGCCCAGACCGAGACTACGGACGCCCAAATTCCGGCGCTGGAAGCAAGGCTGGTCGCTGCATTGCGGCAACTGGAAGTCCTGGTGGGACGCCAGCCCGGCACGCTGGATGCCGAACTAAATTCCACCGAAGCCGTGCCGGCAGCGCCGGGACGGGAAATCCTGGCTTCGCCCGCGGAAATGATACGCCGCCGCCCGGACCTTCGCGTGGCTGAACGCCAACTCGCGGCGGCAACGGCCATGCAAGGGGCGGCGATCGCGGAATTGTTTCCGAAAATATCGTTGTCGGCTTTTGTAGGTCTGCGTAACACCGATATCGAAAGCCTGTTCAAATCGGCCGCCTTCTCCTACGGCACCGCCGCCAATCTGTTGCAGCCCTTGCTTAATTTTGGCCGTATCCGTGCCGGAATCGATATGGCCGATGCGAAGCAGCAGGAAGCCTATCTGAGCTATGAAAAGGCAGTGCTTGAGGCACTCCAGGAAACCGAGACTGCGATGACCCGCTACCTGAAGGAGGAAATTCGCCGGCAGACGCTCGCCCGCGCGGTGGTGGACCATCAGGAATCGGTACGTCTGTCGCAACTGCGTTATCAGGAAGGCGTTTCCTCGTTTCTGGACGTGCTGGATGCCCAGCGCGCGCTGTTTGTTGTAGAAATCGAGCTGGCTCGTTCCGAAGCCGAGACTTCCACGAATCTGATCGCCGTGTATAAGGCGTTGGGCGGCGGCGCGAACGTCTAA